A single genomic interval of Anthonomus grandis grandis chromosome 17, icAntGran1.3, whole genome shotgun sequence harbors:
- the LOC126746544 gene encoding uncharacterized protein LOC126746544 — protein sequence MPVICKLCDKSYSTQFNLNKHCRQNHGKQIQEHSYDENVFKFKCLMCKCSYPRNVQLCNHLQKEHDQKIEEEKLEFESLEEFQSWKHDLEERELCNYVVLAGKKKTPSCELQYFVCNRSGTSKSINDVTKRKRNIKSQGLSKLEYNCISKITLKRSNGKFQVHRIITHYGHSTAIEHLKISSLDKKQIAVKLVGVSTVRILDDTRNKIGGETKRVDLLTRQDVDNIKRRYNIHNKEGVKHKNDAISIEIWVEECRSLENNPVLFYKPQGEALKDFVNSDFCLIIMNDLQASLLKQFGENIIAIASTHGLNNYDFELTTLMIVDEFNEGFPVAFKFSNKKDTFTNNIFFSKIKQKVGTIKSNTFMSDITGTFYNGWVQVMGLSRFQLYCSWHVDRAWRTNLSKISNKEDKVWVYKTLKYLQKTTDFDSINTFCEHLRVAINNMSENAHTKIFGEYFEKNYSNNYQKWAYYFRQECGINTNMRLESLHKVIKYFYLNGKCVKRLDKGLHATLKYLRDKTVDRLIKHTKGKSTCKSHEIFKSHRMAVSSSFDLVVQTPGIWAVSNNLNKYIVKQIPLLKKCCSLICQFCDICVHQYSCTCPNYFINTVICKHIHFVVLKTPVNNNVNTNSLHSYSILDEGVDVINEVEEVSVMDQCLSSLKATNGETIGRCDQKDRVLKEISHLQTLVHSYDFDSDHDNIFQQVISNIQTAKNLLQLPTSKQSTIETFRDIKELSASQNVVPQKRLFSTIKKKKKAKEAIKNPNKEEIDDISAFLKGKKLPFISTNSTFDHSYI from the exons ATGCCGGTAATATGCAAACTTTGTGATAAGTCATATAGCACAcagtttaacttaaataaacattGTCGCCAAAACCATGGCAAGCAAATACAAGAACATTCTTAcgatgaaaatgtttttaaatttaaatgtttaatgtGTAAGTGTTCTTACCCAAGGAATGTGCAATTGTGCAATCATTTACAAAAGGAACACGATCAGAAaatcgaagaagaaaaattGGAGTTTGAGTCATTAGAAG AATTTCAATCATGGAAACATGATTTGGAAGAAAGGGAGCTGTGTAATTATGTTGTTCTTGCTGGAAAGAAAAAAACTCCTTCTTGtgaattacaatattttgtgTGCAATAGAAGtg gaACATCAAAAAGTATAAATGATGTAACAAAGAGAAAACGAAATATTAAATCACAAGGGTTGTCAAAGTTGGAATATAATTGCATtagtaaaataacattaaaaagaaGCAATGGAAAATTTCAGGTTCACCGAATTATAACACATTATGGTCATTCTACAGCCattgaacatttaaaaataagtagtttgGATAAAAAGCAAATTGCAGTAAAATTAGTAGGAGTCTCAACAgtaag gaTCCTAGATgatacaagaaataaaataggtgGTGAAACAAAGAGGGTTGATCTACTAACAAGGCAAGACGTTGacaatattaaaagaagatATAACATTCACAATAAGGAAGGGGTAAAGCATAAGAATGACGCTATTAGTATAGAAATCTGGGTGGAGGAGTGTAGGTCTTTAGAAAATAATCCTGTGTTATTTTATAAACCCCAAGGAGAGGCTTTAAAGGATTTTGTAAATTCAGACTTTtgcttaataataatgaatgatTTGCAAGCATCACTTCTTAAGCAATTTGGTGAAAATATTATAGCAATAGCTAGCACGCATGGTCTTAACAACTACGATTTTGAATTAACAACCCTTATGATAGTGGATGAGTTTAATGAGGGATTTCCTGTTGCCTTTAAgtttagtaataaaaaagaCACCTTTACTAATAACATATTCTTtagcaaaattaaacaaaaagttggtACAATTAAATCAAATACGTTTATGTCAGATATAACAGGGACATTTTATAATGGCTGGGTTCAAGTTATGGGTTTATCTAGGTTTCAACTATATTGTTCATGGCATGTGGACCGTGCCTGGCGtacaaatttaagtaaaatttcaaataaagaaGATAAGGTTTGggtttataaaactttaaaatatttacaaaaaactacCGATTTTGACAgtataaatacattttgtgaaCATTTACGGGTTGCCATTAATAATATGAGTGAAAATGCTCATACTAAAATTTTTggagaatattttgaaaagaattacTCTAATAACTATCAAAAATGGGCGTATTATTTTCGTCAAGAATGTGGAATTAATACTAATATGCGACTAGAGAGCTTgcataaagttattaaatatttttacctaaACGGTAAATGTGTCAAAAGGTTGGATAAAGGGTTGCATGCAactcttaaatatttaagagataAAACTGTAGATCGgctaataaaacatacaaaaggAAAAAGCACTTGCAAGAgccatgaaatttttaaatcccATAGAATGGCAGTTTCTTCTAGTTTTGATCTAGTTGTACAGACTCCTGGTATTTGGGCTGTGAGTAACAACctcaataaatatattgtaaaacaaatacccttattaaaaaaatgttgcagtttaatttgtcaattttgtGATATATGTGTTCACCAATATAGTTGTACATgtccaaattattttatcaatactGTGATTTGTAAACATATtcattttgtagttttaaaaacccctgttaataataatgtaaatactAATTCATTACATTCCTATTCAATACTGGATGAGGGTGTAGATGTGATAAATGAGGTGGAGGAAGTTAGTGTAATGGACCAGTGCTTAAGCTCTCTTAAAGCAACTAATGGTGAAACAATTGGTAGATGTGATCAAAAAGATagagttttaaaagaaatatcgcATTTACAAACATTAGTTCACAGTTATGATTTTGATTCTGACcatgataatatttttcaacaaGTTATCAGTAACATACAGACTgctaaaaatttacttcaattgCCCACTTCAAAACAAAGTACTATAGAAACTTTTAGGGATATAAAAGAATTATCTGCTTCTCAAAATGTTGTTCCACAAAAACGATTATTTTctacaataaaaaagaaaaaaaaggcaaaagaagctatcaaaaacccaaataaagaagaaatagatGACATTTCTGCCtttttaaaaggcaaaaaattaccatttatttCAACTAACTCTACTTTTGATCACAGCTACATAtaa